The Bombus pascuorum chromosome 9, iyBomPasc1.1, whole genome shotgun sequence genome has a window encoding:
- the LOC132910418 gene encoding E3 ubiquitin-protein ligase NEDD4 isoform X2, translating into MPGTLTYPMYAGVESPPQRTRAYTWNSQHRSASRALQANRRPGRFSLTEPARDEATRKLRLKVIAGHQLAKKDIFGASDPYVRIDLNTLNGDQTIDSALTKTKKKTLNPVWEEEFIFRVKPVDHKLVLQVFDENRLTRDDFLGMVELTLINLPKEQEGRTIPVRRYLLRPRSQRSRVKGTLEVYHAYISDSSTVDNDNGDTASDSGGWEMVQPVNNSPVEQAAEVMIIRHLPPGWEERQDANGRTYYVNHVARFTQWEHPLESTTSPSGNMTIERNFNTAVTEFQRRFHISADEENRHRSSINQDGEVLREDGEDSDARNYEIENHRGGGSGDTSSDSGHSVDQRGYLSEYEDQSDDSVDSPAGSRRSSEQIESPKPVVPAPSDEGLPPGWGMQIAPNGRVFFIDHTARTTTWIDPRTGRPSSIPNHIAPSTTPRSDLDQLGPLPEGWEERVHTDGRIFFIDHNTRTTQWEDPRMSNPQIAGPAVPYSRDYKRKYEYLKSQLRKPSNVPNKFEIKVGRNNILEDSYRIISSVNRVEILKTKLWVEFEGEVGLDYGGLAREWFFLLSKEMFNPYYGLFEYSATDNYTLQINPFSGVCNEEHLNYFKFIGRIAGMAVYHGKLLDAFFIRPFYKMMLGKSIDLKDMESVDSEYYNSLLWIKENDPSELELTFCVDEESFGHTSQRELKPDGANIPLTDENKDEYIALVIQWRFVSRVQEQMNAFLEGFNALIPPTLVKIFDENELELLMCGIQHIDVRDWKQNTLYKGDYHANHIVVQWFWRVVLSFSNEMRSRLLQFVTGTSRVPMNGFKELYGSNGPQLFTIEKWGTPENYPRAHTCFNRIDLPPYESYQQLREKLIKAIEGSQGFAGVD; encoded by the exons ATGCCTGGTACTTTGACCTACCCAATGTATGCTGGTGTTGAATCACCTCCTCAAAGAACTCGTGCTTATACTTGGAATTCTCAGCATCGTTCTGCATCTCGGGCATTGCAAGCTAACAGAAGACCAGGACGCTTTTCATTGACAGAACCTGCA AGAGATGAAGCTACCCGGAAGCTGAGATTAAAAGTGATCGCTGGCCACCAATTAGCAAAAAAGGACATCTTTGGTGCAAGCGATCCTTATGTGCGTATTGATTTAAATACTCTAAATGGAGACCAGACAATAGATTCTGCGcttacaaaaactaaaaaaaagaCATTGAATCCTGTGTGGgaagaagaatttatatttaga GTTAAACCTGTCGATCATAAATTGGTGTTACAAGTTTTTGATGAGAATAGATTGACAAGGGATGATTTTCTTGGTATGGTAGAATTAACATTGATTAATCTACCTAAAGAACAAGAAGGTCGTACAATTCCTGTTAGACGTTATTTACTTCGACCACGTAG TCAGCGTTCAAGAGTAAAAGGCACCTTGGAAGTATATCATGCATACATTTCTGACTCATCAACTGTGGACAATGATAATGGGGATACTGCATCAGACTCAGGAGGCTGGGAAATGGTACAACCAGTAAATAATAGTCCTGTGGAACAGGCTGCAGAG GTCATGATTATCAGACATTTACCACCAGGATGGGAAGAGAGACAAGATGCAAATGGGCGAACATATTATGTCAATCATGTAGCAAGATTTACACAATGGGAACATCCATTAGAATC tacTACATCACCTAGTGGAAATATGACTATTGAGCGAAATTTCAATACTGCAGTAACTGAATTTCAACGTCGTTTTCACATTAGTGCTGATGAGGAAAATAGACACAGAAGTTCAattaatcag GATGGTGAAGTTCTCCGTGAGGATGGCGAAGATTCGGATGCGAGAAATTATGAGATTGAGAATCATAGGGGAGGGGGTAGTGGGGATACTTCGTCAGACTCTGGACATTCTGTTGATCAACGCGGCTACCTTAGTGAATATGAAGACCAG AGTGATGATAGTGTGGACAGTCCAGCTGGATCTAGACGATCATCTGAACAA ATCGAAAGTCCGAAACCTGTGGTTCCTGCGCCAAGTGACGAGGGATTACCACCTGGGTGGGGTATGCAAATAGCTCCGAATGGTAGAGTATTTTTCATTGATCACACTGCGAGGACAACAACATGGATCGATCCTCGAACAGGGCGACCAAGTTCAATACCTAATCACATTGCTCCTTCTACTACACCAAGAAGTGATTTAGATCAGCTTGGTCCTCTTCCTGAAGGTTGGGAAGAAAGAGTTCATACGGATGgccgaatatttttcattgatcATA ATACAAGAACAACACAATGGGAAGATCCTCGCATGTCCAATCCTCAAATTGCTGGACCG GCTGTACCATATTCACGAGATTATAAACGTAAATACGAATATCTTAAATCTCAGTTGAGAAAGCCT agTAACGTtcctaataaatttgaaataaaagttggtcgaaataatattctagaaGATTCGTATCGTATAATTAGTTCTGTCAACAGagtagaaatattgaaaacaaaattatggGTTGAATTTGAAGGAGAAGTTGGTTTAGATTATGGAGGTCTCGCTCGAGAATGGTTTTTCCTATTGTCTAAAGAAATGTTTAATCCTTACTAtggattatttgaatattctgCTAC GGATAATTATACCTTGCAAATTAATCCATTTTCGGGGGTATGTAATGAagaacatttaaattatttcaaatttattggTCGCATAGCAGGTATGGCTGTGTATCATGGTAAACTGTTGGATG catttttcattcgtccattttataaaatgatgtTAGGTAAATCTATTGATTTGAAAGATATGGAAAGCGTTGATTCAGAATATTACAATTCATTATTGTGGATTAAAGAAAACGATCCCAGTGAATTGGAACTTACGTTTTGTGTGGATGAAGAAAGTTTCGGACATACGTCTCAAAGAGAACTTAAACCAGATGGTGCTAATATACCATTAACAGacgaaaataaagatgaaTATATAGCTTTAGTTATACAGTGGCGTTTTGTATCAAGGGTTCAAGAACAAATGAATGCATTTTTAGAAGGATTTAATGCTCTTATACCACCAACgctagtaaaaatatttgatgaaaatgaattagaattattaatgtGTGGCATTCAACATATTGACGTGAGAGATTGGAAACAAAATACATTGTACAAAGGAGACTATCACGCTAATCACATCGTTGTTCAGTGGTTTTGGCGTGTGGTACTTTCATTTAGCAATGAAATGAGATCCAGACTTTTACAGTTTGTTACTGGTACATCGCGAGTACCTATGAATGGTTTTAAGGAACTTTATGGTAGCAATGGTCCacaattatttactattgaGAAGTGGGGTACACCAGAAAATTATCCAAGAGCTCATACCtg TTTTAATCGTATAGATCTCCCTCCATACGAAAGTTATCAACAATTgagagaaaaattgataaaagcaATTGAAGGTTCTCAAGGTTTTGCTGGAGTGGATTAG
- the LOC132910418 gene encoding E3 ubiquitin-protein ligase NEDD4 isoform X1 has product MPGTLTYPMYAGVESPPQRTRAYTWNSQHRSASRALQANRRPGRFSLTEPARDEATRKLRLKVIAGHQLAKKDIFGASDPYVRIDLNTLNGDQTIDSALTKTKKKTLNPVWEEEFIFRVKPVDHKLVLQVFDENRLTRDDFLGMVELTLINLPKEQEGRTIPVRRYLLRPRSNHSSQRSRVKGTLEVYHAYISDSSTVDNDNGDTASDSGGWEMVQPVNNSPVEQAAEVMIIRHLPPGWEERQDANGRTYYVNHVARFTQWEHPLESTTSPSGNMTIERNFNTAVTEFQRRFHISADEENRHRSSINQDGEVLREDGEDSDARNYEIENHRGGGSGDTSSDSGHSVDQRGYLSEYEDQSDDSVDSPAGSRRSSEQIESPKPVVPAPSDEGLPPGWGMQIAPNGRVFFIDHTARTTTWIDPRTGRPSSIPNHIAPSTTPRSDLDQLGPLPEGWEERVHTDGRIFFIDHNTRTTQWEDPRMSNPQIAGPAVPYSRDYKRKYEYLKSQLRKPSNVPNKFEIKVGRNNILEDSYRIISSVNRVEILKTKLWVEFEGEVGLDYGGLAREWFFLLSKEMFNPYYGLFEYSATDNYTLQINPFSGVCNEEHLNYFKFIGRIAGMAVYHGKLLDAFFIRPFYKMMLGKSIDLKDMESVDSEYYNSLLWIKENDPSELELTFCVDEESFGHTSQRELKPDGANIPLTDENKDEYIALVIQWRFVSRVQEQMNAFLEGFNALIPPTLVKIFDENELELLMCGIQHIDVRDWKQNTLYKGDYHANHIVVQWFWRVVLSFSNEMRSRLLQFVTGTSRVPMNGFKELYGSNGPQLFTIEKWGTPENYPRAHTCFNRIDLPPYESYQQLREKLIKAIEGSQGFAGVD; this is encoded by the exons ATGCCTGGTACTTTGACCTACCCAATGTATGCTGGTGTTGAATCACCTCCTCAAAGAACTCGTGCTTATACTTGGAATTCTCAGCATCGTTCTGCATCTCGGGCATTGCAAGCTAACAGAAGACCAGGACGCTTTTCATTGACAGAACCTGCA AGAGATGAAGCTACCCGGAAGCTGAGATTAAAAGTGATCGCTGGCCACCAATTAGCAAAAAAGGACATCTTTGGTGCAAGCGATCCTTATGTGCGTATTGATTTAAATACTCTAAATGGAGACCAGACAATAGATTCTGCGcttacaaaaactaaaaaaaagaCATTGAATCCTGTGTGGgaagaagaatttatatttaga GTTAAACCTGTCGATCATAAATTGGTGTTACAAGTTTTTGATGAGAATAGATTGACAAGGGATGATTTTCTTGGTATGGTAGAATTAACATTGATTAATCTACCTAAAGAACAAGAAGGTCGTACAATTCCTGTTAGACGTTATTTACTTCGACCACGTAG TAATCATTCCAGTCAGCGTTCAAGAGTAAAAGGCACCTTGGAAGTATATCATGCATACATTTCTGACTCATCAACTGTGGACAATGATAATGGGGATACTGCATCAGACTCAGGAGGCTGGGAAATGGTACAACCAGTAAATAATAGTCCTGTGGAACAGGCTGCAGAG GTCATGATTATCAGACATTTACCACCAGGATGGGAAGAGAGACAAGATGCAAATGGGCGAACATATTATGTCAATCATGTAGCAAGATTTACACAATGGGAACATCCATTAGAATC tacTACATCACCTAGTGGAAATATGACTATTGAGCGAAATTTCAATACTGCAGTAACTGAATTTCAACGTCGTTTTCACATTAGTGCTGATGAGGAAAATAGACACAGAAGTTCAattaatcag GATGGTGAAGTTCTCCGTGAGGATGGCGAAGATTCGGATGCGAGAAATTATGAGATTGAGAATCATAGGGGAGGGGGTAGTGGGGATACTTCGTCAGACTCTGGACATTCTGTTGATCAACGCGGCTACCTTAGTGAATATGAAGACCAG AGTGATGATAGTGTGGACAGTCCAGCTGGATCTAGACGATCATCTGAACAA ATCGAAAGTCCGAAACCTGTGGTTCCTGCGCCAAGTGACGAGGGATTACCACCTGGGTGGGGTATGCAAATAGCTCCGAATGGTAGAGTATTTTTCATTGATCACACTGCGAGGACAACAACATGGATCGATCCTCGAACAGGGCGACCAAGTTCAATACCTAATCACATTGCTCCTTCTACTACACCAAGAAGTGATTTAGATCAGCTTGGTCCTCTTCCTGAAGGTTGGGAAGAAAGAGTTCATACGGATGgccgaatatttttcattgatcATA ATACAAGAACAACACAATGGGAAGATCCTCGCATGTCCAATCCTCAAATTGCTGGACCG GCTGTACCATATTCACGAGATTATAAACGTAAATACGAATATCTTAAATCTCAGTTGAGAAAGCCT agTAACGTtcctaataaatttgaaataaaagttggtcgaaataatattctagaaGATTCGTATCGTATAATTAGTTCTGTCAACAGagtagaaatattgaaaacaaaattatggGTTGAATTTGAAGGAGAAGTTGGTTTAGATTATGGAGGTCTCGCTCGAGAATGGTTTTTCCTATTGTCTAAAGAAATGTTTAATCCTTACTAtggattatttgaatattctgCTAC GGATAATTATACCTTGCAAATTAATCCATTTTCGGGGGTATGTAATGAagaacatttaaattatttcaaatttattggTCGCATAGCAGGTATGGCTGTGTATCATGGTAAACTGTTGGATG catttttcattcgtccattttataaaatgatgtTAGGTAAATCTATTGATTTGAAAGATATGGAAAGCGTTGATTCAGAATATTACAATTCATTATTGTGGATTAAAGAAAACGATCCCAGTGAATTGGAACTTACGTTTTGTGTGGATGAAGAAAGTTTCGGACATACGTCTCAAAGAGAACTTAAACCAGATGGTGCTAATATACCATTAACAGacgaaaataaagatgaaTATATAGCTTTAGTTATACAGTGGCGTTTTGTATCAAGGGTTCAAGAACAAATGAATGCATTTTTAGAAGGATTTAATGCTCTTATACCACCAACgctagtaaaaatatttgatgaaaatgaattagaattattaatgtGTGGCATTCAACATATTGACGTGAGAGATTGGAAACAAAATACATTGTACAAAGGAGACTATCACGCTAATCACATCGTTGTTCAGTGGTTTTGGCGTGTGGTACTTTCATTTAGCAATGAAATGAGATCCAGACTTTTACAGTTTGTTACTGGTACATCGCGAGTACCTATGAATGGTTTTAAGGAACTTTATGGTAGCAATGGTCCacaattatttactattgaGAAGTGGGGTACACCAGAAAATTATCCAAGAGCTCATACCtg TTTTAATCGTATAGATCTCCCTCCATACGAAAGTTATCAACAATTgagagaaaaattgataaaagcaATTGAAGGTTCTCAAGGTTTTGCTGGAGTGGATTAG
- the LOC132910418 gene encoding E3 ubiquitin-protein ligase Nedd-4 isoform X3 has product MAEEHVYGYNPTSGADGESRDEATRKLRLKVIAGHQLAKKDIFGASDPYVRIDLNTLNGDQTIDSALTKTKKKTLNPVWEEEFIFRVKPVDHKLVLQVFDENRLTRDDFLGMVELTLINLPKEQEGRTIPVRRYLLRPRSNHSSQRSRVKGTLEVYHAYISDSSTVDNDNGDTASDSGGWEMVQPVNNSPVEQAAEVMIIRHLPPGWEERQDANGRTYYVNHVARFTQWEHPLESTTSPSGNMTIERNFNTAVTEFQRRFHISADEENRHRSSINQDGEVLREDGEDSDARNYEIENHRGGGSGDTSSDSGHSVDQRGYLSEYEDQSDDSVDSPAGSRRSSEQIESPKPVVPAPSDEGLPPGWGMQIAPNGRVFFIDHTARTTTWIDPRTGRPSSIPNHIAPSTTPRSDLDQLGPLPEGWEERVHTDGRIFFIDHNTRTTQWEDPRMSNPQIAGPAVPYSRDYKRKYEYLKSQLRKPSNVPNKFEIKVGRNNILEDSYRIISSVNRVEILKTKLWVEFEGEVGLDYGGLAREWFFLLSKEMFNPYYGLFEYSATDNYTLQINPFSGVCNEEHLNYFKFIGRIAGMAVYHGKLLDAFFIRPFYKMMLGKSIDLKDMESVDSEYYNSLLWIKENDPSELELTFCVDEESFGHTSQRELKPDGANIPLTDENKDEYIALVIQWRFVSRVQEQMNAFLEGFNALIPPTLVKIFDENELELLMCGIQHIDVRDWKQNTLYKGDYHANHIVVQWFWRVVLSFSNEMRSRLLQFVTGTSRVPMNGFKELYGSNGPQLFTIEKWGTPENYPRAHTCFNRIDLPPYESYQQLREKLIKAIEGSQGFAGVD; this is encoded by the exons atgGCAGAGGAACATGTTTATGGATATAATCCAACGTCTGGAGCTGACGGAGAATCC AGAGATGAAGCTACCCGGAAGCTGAGATTAAAAGTGATCGCTGGCCACCAATTAGCAAAAAAGGACATCTTTGGTGCAAGCGATCCTTATGTGCGTATTGATTTAAATACTCTAAATGGAGACCAGACAATAGATTCTGCGcttacaaaaactaaaaaaaagaCATTGAATCCTGTGTGGgaagaagaatttatatttaga GTTAAACCTGTCGATCATAAATTGGTGTTACAAGTTTTTGATGAGAATAGATTGACAAGGGATGATTTTCTTGGTATGGTAGAATTAACATTGATTAATCTACCTAAAGAACAAGAAGGTCGTACAATTCCTGTTAGACGTTATTTACTTCGACCACGTAG TAATCATTCCAGTCAGCGTTCAAGAGTAAAAGGCACCTTGGAAGTATATCATGCATACATTTCTGACTCATCAACTGTGGACAATGATAATGGGGATACTGCATCAGACTCAGGAGGCTGGGAAATGGTACAACCAGTAAATAATAGTCCTGTGGAACAGGCTGCAGAG GTCATGATTATCAGACATTTACCACCAGGATGGGAAGAGAGACAAGATGCAAATGGGCGAACATATTATGTCAATCATGTAGCAAGATTTACACAATGGGAACATCCATTAGAATC tacTACATCACCTAGTGGAAATATGACTATTGAGCGAAATTTCAATACTGCAGTAACTGAATTTCAACGTCGTTTTCACATTAGTGCTGATGAGGAAAATAGACACAGAAGTTCAattaatcag GATGGTGAAGTTCTCCGTGAGGATGGCGAAGATTCGGATGCGAGAAATTATGAGATTGAGAATCATAGGGGAGGGGGTAGTGGGGATACTTCGTCAGACTCTGGACATTCTGTTGATCAACGCGGCTACCTTAGTGAATATGAAGACCAG AGTGATGATAGTGTGGACAGTCCAGCTGGATCTAGACGATCATCTGAACAA ATCGAAAGTCCGAAACCTGTGGTTCCTGCGCCAAGTGACGAGGGATTACCACCTGGGTGGGGTATGCAAATAGCTCCGAATGGTAGAGTATTTTTCATTGATCACACTGCGAGGACAACAACATGGATCGATCCTCGAACAGGGCGACCAAGTTCAATACCTAATCACATTGCTCCTTCTACTACACCAAGAAGTGATTTAGATCAGCTTGGTCCTCTTCCTGAAGGTTGGGAAGAAAGAGTTCATACGGATGgccgaatatttttcattgatcATA ATACAAGAACAACACAATGGGAAGATCCTCGCATGTCCAATCCTCAAATTGCTGGACCG GCTGTACCATATTCACGAGATTATAAACGTAAATACGAATATCTTAAATCTCAGTTGAGAAAGCCT agTAACGTtcctaataaatttgaaataaaagttggtcgaaataatattctagaaGATTCGTATCGTATAATTAGTTCTGTCAACAGagtagaaatattgaaaacaaaattatggGTTGAATTTGAAGGAGAAGTTGGTTTAGATTATGGAGGTCTCGCTCGAGAATGGTTTTTCCTATTGTCTAAAGAAATGTTTAATCCTTACTAtggattatttgaatattctgCTAC GGATAATTATACCTTGCAAATTAATCCATTTTCGGGGGTATGTAATGAagaacatttaaattatttcaaatttattggTCGCATAGCAGGTATGGCTGTGTATCATGGTAAACTGTTGGATG catttttcattcgtccattttataaaatgatgtTAGGTAAATCTATTGATTTGAAAGATATGGAAAGCGTTGATTCAGAATATTACAATTCATTATTGTGGATTAAAGAAAACGATCCCAGTGAATTGGAACTTACGTTTTGTGTGGATGAAGAAAGTTTCGGACATACGTCTCAAAGAGAACTTAAACCAGATGGTGCTAATATACCATTAACAGacgaaaataaagatgaaTATATAGCTTTAGTTATACAGTGGCGTTTTGTATCAAGGGTTCAAGAACAAATGAATGCATTTTTAGAAGGATTTAATGCTCTTATACCACCAACgctagtaaaaatatttgatgaaaatgaattagaattattaatgtGTGGCATTCAACATATTGACGTGAGAGATTGGAAACAAAATACATTGTACAAAGGAGACTATCACGCTAATCACATCGTTGTTCAGTGGTTTTGGCGTGTGGTACTTTCATTTAGCAATGAAATGAGATCCAGACTTTTACAGTTTGTTACTGGTACATCGCGAGTACCTATGAATGGTTTTAAGGAACTTTATGGTAGCAATGGTCCacaattatttactattgaGAAGTGGGGTACACCAGAAAATTATCCAAGAGCTCATACCtg TTTTAATCGTATAGATCTCCCTCCATACGAAAGTTATCAACAATTgagagaaaaattgataaaagcaATTGAAGGTTCTCAAGGTTTTGCTGGAGTGGATTAG
- the LOC132910418 gene encoding E3 ubiquitin-protein ligase NEDD4 isoform X4, protein MPGTLTYPMYAGVESPPQRTRAYTWNSQHRSASRALQANRRPGRFSLTEPARDEATRKLRLKVIAGHQLAKKDIFGASDPYVRIDLNTLNGDQTIDSALTKTKKKTLNPVWEEEFIFRVKPVDHKLVLQVFDENRLTRDDFLGMVELTLINLPKEQEGRTIPVRRYLLRPRSNHSSQRSRVKGTLEVYHAYISDSSTVDNDNGDTASDSGGWEMVQPVNNSPVEQAAEVMIIRHLPPGWEERQDANGRTYYVNHVARFTQWEHPLESTTSPSGNMTIERNFNTAVTEFQRRFHISADEENRHRSSINQSDDSVDSPAGSRRSSEQIESPKPVVPAPSDEGLPPGWGMQIAPNGRVFFIDHTARTTTWIDPRTGRPSSIPNHIAPSTTPRSDLDQLGPLPEGWEERVHTDGRIFFIDHNTRTTQWEDPRMSNPQIAGPAVPYSRDYKRKYEYLKSQLRKPSNVPNKFEIKVGRNNILEDSYRIISSVNRVEILKTKLWVEFEGEVGLDYGGLAREWFFLLSKEMFNPYYGLFEYSATDNYTLQINPFSGVCNEEHLNYFKFIGRIAGMAVYHGKLLDAFFIRPFYKMMLGKSIDLKDMESVDSEYYNSLLWIKENDPSELELTFCVDEESFGHTSQRELKPDGANIPLTDENKDEYIALVIQWRFVSRVQEQMNAFLEGFNALIPPTLVKIFDENELELLMCGIQHIDVRDWKQNTLYKGDYHANHIVVQWFWRVVLSFSNEMRSRLLQFVTGTSRVPMNGFKELYGSNGPQLFTIEKWGTPENYPRAHTCFNRIDLPPYESYQQLREKLIKAIEGSQGFAGVD, encoded by the exons ATGCCTGGTACTTTGACCTACCCAATGTATGCTGGTGTTGAATCACCTCCTCAAAGAACTCGTGCTTATACTTGGAATTCTCAGCATCGTTCTGCATCTCGGGCATTGCAAGCTAACAGAAGACCAGGACGCTTTTCATTGACAGAACCTGCA AGAGATGAAGCTACCCGGAAGCTGAGATTAAAAGTGATCGCTGGCCACCAATTAGCAAAAAAGGACATCTTTGGTGCAAGCGATCCTTATGTGCGTATTGATTTAAATACTCTAAATGGAGACCAGACAATAGATTCTGCGcttacaaaaactaaaaaaaagaCATTGAATCCTGTGTGGgaagaagaatttatatttaga GTTAAACCTGTCGATCATAAATTGGTGTTACAAGTTTTTGATGAGAATAGATTGACAAGGGATGATTTTCTTGGTATGGTAGAATTAACATTGATTAATCTACCTAAAGAACAAGAAGGTCGTACAATTCCTGTTAGACGTTATTTACTTCGACCACGTAG TAATCATTCCAGTCAGCGTTCAAGAGTAAAAGGCACCTTGGAAGTATATCATGCATACATTTCTGACTCATCAACTGTGGACAATGATAATGGGGATACTGCATCAGACTCAGGAGGCTGGGAAATGGTACAACCAGTAAATAATAGTCCTGTGGAACAGGCTGCAGAG GTCATGATTATCAGACATTTACCACCAGGATGGGAAGAGAGACAAGATGCAAATGGGCGAACATATTATGTCAATCATGTAGCAAGATTTACACAATGGGAACATCCATTAGAATC tacTACATCACCTAGTGGAAATATGACTATTGAGCGAAATTTCAATACTGCAGTAACTGAATTTCAACGTCGTTTTCACATTAGTGCTGATGAGGAAAATAGACACAGAAGTTCAattaatcag AGTGATGATAGTGTGGACAGTCCAGCTGGATCTAGACGATCATCTGAACAA ATCGAAAGTCCGAAACCTGTGGTTCCTGCGCCAAGTGACGAGGGATTACCACCTGGGTGGGGTATGCAAATAGCTCCGAATGGTAGAGTATTTTTCATTGATCACACTGCGAGGACAACAACATGGATCGATCCTCGAACAGGGCGACCAAGTTCAATACCTAATCACATTGCTCCTTCTACTACACCAAGAAGTGATTTAGATCAGCTTGGTCCTCTTCCTGAAGGTTGGGAAGAAAGAGTTCATACGGATGgccgaatatttttcattgatcATA ATACAAGAACAACACAATGGGAAGATCCTCGCATGTCCAATCCTCAAATTGCTGGACCG GCTGTACCATATTCACGAGATTATAAACGTAAATACGAATATCTTAAATCTCAGTTGAGAAAGCCT agTAACGTtcctaataaatttgaaataaaagttggtcgaaataatattctagaaGATTCGTATCGTATAATTAGTTCTGTCAACAGagtagaaatattgaaaacaaaattatggGTTGAATTTGAAGGAGAAGTTGGTTTAGATTATGGAGGTCTCGCTCGAGAATGGTTTTTCCTATTGTCTAAAGAAATGTTTAATCCTTACTAtggattatttgaatattctgCTAC GGATAATTATACCTTGCAAATTAATCCATTTTCGGGGGTATGTAATGAagaacatttaaattatttcaaatttattggTCGCATAGCAGGTATGGCTGTGTATCATGGTAAACTGTTGGATG catttttcattcgtccattttataaaatgatgtTAGGTAAATCTATTGATTTGAAAGATATGGAAAGCGTTGATTCAGAATATTACAATTCATTATTGTGGATTAAAGAAAACGATCCCAGTGAATTGGAACTTACGTTTTGTGTGGATGAAGAAAGTTTCGGACATACGTCTCAAAGAGAACTTAAACCAGATGGTGCTAATATACCATTAACAGacgaaaataaagatgaaTATATAGCTTTAGTTATACAGTGGCGTTTTGTATCAAGGGTTCAAGAACAAATGAATGCATTTTTAGAAGGATTTAATGCTCTTATACCACCAACgctagtaaaaatatttgatgaaaatgaattagaattattaatgtGTGGCATTCAACATATTGACGTGAGAGATTGGAAACAAAATACATTGTACAAAGGAGACTATCACGCTAATCACATCGTTGTTCAGTGGTTTTGGCGTGTGGTACTTTCATTTAGCAATGAAATGAGATCCAGACTTTTACAGTTTGTTACTGGTACATCGCGAGTACCTATGAATGGTTTTAAGGAACTTTATGGTAGCAATGGTCCacaattatttactattgaGAAGTGGGGTACACCAGAAAATTATCCAAGAGCTCATACCtg TTTTAATCGTATAGATCTCCCTCCATACGAAAGTTATCAACAATTgagagaaaaattgataaaagcaATTGAAGGTTCTCAAGGTTTTGCTGGAGTGGATTAG